From Chrysemys picta bellii isolate R12L10 chromosome 1, ASM1138683v2, whole genome shotgun sequence:
GGAAATCCAGGTCAGAGGGATACAACTGCAGAGAAGAATTAGAACATCCACCTAGAACCATATTTAAATTTGGCAGGAAGACGGTGGGTATGAATGGATGTGTATATGTATGAGAGAAAGGCAGCATTACCAGTACATACATGAAGCTACGACCAGATGCCATTTTCCATGCTCCAAGATGAAAAGCATCGTTAATAAAAGGGGAAATGGAAgctaaaaagagaaagaaaaatcaaagagAACTTTAAAAGTCACCTCTTTCATGATTAATAGTCTTCAATGGTAAACATTGCATGCACTATTTCCCTCAAAAGCTGGACAAAGTTGTTCCATTCCCAATGTATTTCCTTCATTTCTTTTCATGAAGAAAGGTTTGAGAAAGCAGATCGCTGGGAAGAAATACTACAAACTTCTAAATTAGTGAAAGAACTTCCAGCATCACTAGTGTATTCTGGGTAGGAGGCACTGGAAGAAATGATGTTTTTCAGCCTCTGAAGTGCAATGATTAATagcaaaagaagaaatgctaagaGACTGAGAAATATAGAAACATAAACATAGACATTTGATAAGCGGCCAGATGAGGAATCTACTGAAGTTGACAGGG
This genomic window contains:
- the SERTM1 gene encoding serine-rich and transmembrane domain-containing protein 1, whose amino-acid sequence is MSELDPSSGLVGNMENGTFLELYPTSLSTSVDSSSGRLSNVYVYVSIFLSLLAFLLLLLIIALQRLKNIISSSASYPEYTSDAGSSFTNLEVCSISSQRSAFSNLSS